In Triplophysa rosa linkage group LG18, Trosa_1v2, whole genome shotgun sequence, a genomic segment contains:
- the exoc7 gene encoding exocyst complex component 7 isoform X5 — protein sequence MITTEDASARKREIEEKLKQEQETLSFIRESLEKSDQLTNGMVSILSSFESRLMQLENSIIPVHKQTENLQRLQENVDKTLSCLDHVISYYHVAKDTDKIIREGPAGRLDEYLSCIAKIQKAVEYFQDNNPDSPELNTVKARFEKGKELLEAEFRSLLTRYSKPVPPILILDAIGGDEDMEVQEDVTLDHLPEAVLQDIICISAWLLEYGRNQDFMNVYFQVRSSQLDRSIKGLKEHFRKNSATSAIHSPAVQAKRKETPTKKAPKRPGTIRKAQNLLKQYSQHGLDGKKGSNLTPLEGKDDVLDVEIDSYIHCISAFVKLAQSEYALLTEIIPEHHQKKTFDSLIQEALDNLMLEGDNIVSAARRAIMRHDYSAVLTIFPILRHLKQTKPDFDATLQGTAASTKNKLPALITSMETIGAKALEEFADSIKNDPDKEYNMPKDGTVHELTSNAILFLQQLLDFQETAGAMLASQESSSSASSYSSEFSRRLLSTYIYKVLGNLQLNLSNKAKVYEDPALRAIFLHNNYNYILKSLEKSELIQLVAVTHKRVESSYRELIEQEIQNYQRSWCKVTEHLTEKNVPALMPGTKLKDKERQIIKDKFKGFNDGLEELCKIQKVWAVPDKEQRDAIRHAQKRVVSDAYKAFLQRCANISFTKNPEKYHRYTPEQVGDMIDKLFDTSA from the exons ATGATCACGACAGAAGACGCGTCCGCGAGGAAGCGCGAGATCGAGGAGAAACTCAAACAG GAACAGGAAACACTGTCTTTCATTCGTGAAAGTCTAGAGAAAAGTGACCAGCTCACTAATGGAATG GTGTCCATTCTGTCCTCGTTTGAGAGCCGTTTAATGCAGCTGGAGAACTCCATCATTCCAGTCCACAAACAAACGGAGAACCTGCAGAGACTTCAGGAGAACGTGGATAAAACTCTCTCCTGTCTGGATCACGTCATCAGCTATTACCACGTCGCCAAAGATACCGACAAGATCATCCGCGAGGG GCCGGCGGGTCGTCTGGACGAGTATCTGTCCTGCATCGCCAAGATCCAGAAAGCCGTGGAGTATTTTCAGGACAACAACCCCGACAGCCCAGAACTCAACACAGTG AAAGCTCGCTTTGAGAAAGGGAAGGAGCTGCTGGAGGCTGAGTTTCGCAGCCTGCTGACACGTTACAGTAAACCCGTGCCGCCCATTCTGATCCTGGATGCGATCGGAGGAGATGAGGACATGGAGGTGCAGGAAGACGTGACGCTGGACCACCTGCCCGAGGCCGTTCTGCAAGACATCATCTGCATCTCAGCCTGGCTGCTGGAGTATGGACGGAACCAAG ATTTCATGAACGTGTACTTTCAGGTCCGGTCCAGTCAGCTGGATCGCTCCATCAAGGGTTTGAAGGAGCACTTCCGTAAGAACAGCGCCACCTCTGCCATCCATTCCCCCGCCGTACAGGCCAAACGCAAGGAGACGCCCACTAAAAAAGCCCCCAAACGACCAG GCACGATCCGTAAGGCTCAGAATCTGCTCAAACAATACTCTCAGCATGGCCTGGATGGAAAAAAGGGTTCTAACCTCACTCCTCTGGAAG GGAAAGATGACGTGTTGGACGTTGAGATTGATTCCTACATTCACTGCATCAGCGCTTTTGTGAAGCTGGCTCAGAGCGAGTACGCCTTACTGACCGAGATCATTCCAGAACATCACCAGAAGAAGACCTTCGACTCGCTCATACAG GAGGCGTTGGATAATTTAATGTTGGAGGGCGATAACATCGTGTCAGCTGCACGCAGAGCCATCATGAGACACGATTATTCTGCCGTTCTCACTATCTTCCCCATCCTGAGACATCTCAAACAGACCAAGCCAGACTTTGATGCCACGCTACAG GGAACGGCCGCCAGCACCAAGAACAAACTCCCGGCACTCATCACTTCCATGGAGACCATCGGAGCTAAAGCGCTGGAGGAGTTTGCTGACAGCATTAAG AATGATCCGGATAAAGAATACAACATGCCAAAAGATGGAACCGTACATGAGCTGACAAGCAAT GCCATTCTCTTCTTACAGCAGCTGTTGGATTTTCAGGAGACGGCCGGAGCGATGTTAGCCTCACAGG AGAGCAGTTCATCCGCCAGCAGCTACAGTTCAGAATTCAGCCGAAGACTTCTGAGCACATATATCt ATAAAGTCCTGGGTAACCTTCAGCTGAATTTGTCGAACAAAGCGAAAGTGTATGAAGATCCAGCGCTGCGAGCCATCTTCCTTCATAACAACTACAATTACATCCTGAAGTCTCTGGAGAA GTCTGAGCTGATTCAGTTGGTTGCTGTGACTCACAAGCGTGTGGAGAGTTCGTACCGTGAGCTCATCGAGCAGGAGATTCAGAATTACCAGCGCAG CTGGTGTAAGGTCACAGAGCATCTGACAGAGAAAAATGTACCTGCGCTCATGCCTGGGACCAAG CTTAAAGACAAGGAACGCCAAATCATCAAGGACAAATTCAAG ggCTTTAATGACGGTCTGGAGGAACTGTGTAAGATTCAGAAGGTCTGGGCCGTTCCTGATAAAGAACAACGGGATGCTATCAGACACGCTCAGAAGAGAGTCGTATCAGACGCTTATAAAGCCTTTCTGCAGCG ATGCGCAAACATATCCTTCACCAAAAATCCAGAGAAATATCACAGATACACTCCAGAGCAGGTGGGGGACATGATTGACAAGCTCTTTGACACCTCTGCctaa
- the exoc7 gene encoding exocyst complex component 7 isoform X3 gives MITTEDASARKREIEEKLKQEQETLSFIRESLEKSDQLTNGMVSILSSFESRLMQLENSIIPVHKQTENLQRLQENVDKTLSCLDHVISYYHVAKDTDKIIREGPAGRLDEYLSCIAKIQKAVEYFQDNNPDSPELNTVKARFEKGKELLEAEFRSLLTRYSKPVPPILILDAIGGDEDMEVQEDVTLDHLPEAVLQDIICISAWLLEYGRNQDFMNVYFQVRSSQLDRSIKGLKEHFRKNSATSAIHSPAVQAKRKETPTKKAPKRPVYIPGFDHDLRGVKHLSDDKHAAAAGKDDVLDVEIDSYIHCISAFVKLAQSEYALLTEIIPEHHQKKTFDSLIQEALDNLMLEGDNIVSAARRAIMRHDYSAVLTIFPILRHLKQTKPDFDATLQGTAASTKNKLPALITSMETIGAKALEEFADSIKNDPDKEYNMPKDGTVHELTSNAILFLQQLLDFQETAGAMLASQVLGDTYNIPLDPRESSSSASSYSSEFSRRLLSTYIYKVLGNLQLNLSNKAKVYEDPALRAIFLHNNYNYILKSLEKSELIQLVAVTHKRVESSYRELIEQEIQNYQRSWCKVTEHLTEKNVPALMPGTKLKDKERQIIKDKFKGFNDGLEELCKIQKVWAVPDKEQRDAIRHAQKRVVSDAYKAFLQRCANISFTKNPEKYHRYTPEQVGDMIDKLFDTSA, from the exons ATGATCACGACAGAAGACGCGTCCGCGAGGAAGCGCGAGATCGAGGAGAAACTCAAACAG GAACAGGAAACACTGTCTTTCATTCGTGAAAGTCTAGAGAAAAGTGACCAGCTCACTAATGGAATG GTGTCCATTCTGTCCTCGTTTGAGAGCCGTTTAATGCAGCTGGAGAACTCCATCATTCCAGTCCACAAACAAACGGAGAACCTGCAGAGACTTCAGGAGAACGTGGATAAAACTCTCTCCTGTCTGGATCACGTCATCAGCTATTACCACGTCGCCAAAGATACCGACAAGATCATCCGCGAGGG GCCGGCGGGTCGTCTGGACGAGTATCTGTCCTGCATCGCCAAGATCCAGAAAGCCGTGGAGTATTTTCAGGACAACAACCCCGACAGCCCAGAACTCAACACAGTG AAAGCTCGCTTTGAGAAAGGGAAGGAGCTGCTGGAGGCTGAGTTTCGCAGCCTGCTGACACGTTACAGTAAACCCGTGCCGCCCATTCTGATCCTGGATGCGATCGGAGGAGATGAGGACATGGAGGTGCAGGAAGACGTGACGCTGGACCACCTGCCCGAGGCCGTTCTGCAAGACATCATCTGCATCTCAGCCTGGCTGCTGGAGTATGGACGGAACCAAG ATTTCATGAACGTGTACTTTCAGGTCCGGTCCAGTCAGCTGGATCGCTCCATCAAGGGTTTGAAGGAGCACTTCCGTAAGAACAGCGCCACCTCTGCCATCCATTCCCCCGCCGTACAGGCCAAACGCAAGGAGACGCCCACTAAAAAAGCCCCCAAACGACCAG TCTACATCCCAG GTTTCGATCATGACCTGCGTGGGGTTAAGCACCTGTCTGATGACAAGCATGCGGCGGCTGCAG GGAAAGATGACGTGTTGGACGTTGAGATTGATTCCTACATTCACTGCATCAGCGCTTTTGTGAAGCTGGCTCAGAGCGAGTACGCCTTACTGACCGAGATCATTCCAGAACATCACCAGAAGAAGACCTTCGACTCGCTCATACAG GAGGCGTTGGATAATTTAATGTTGGAGGGCGATAACATCGTGTCAGCTGCACGCAGAGCCATCATGAGACACGATTATTCTGCCGTTCTCACTATCTTCCCCATCCTGAGACATCTCAAACAGACCAAGCCAGACTTTGATGCCACGCTACAG GGAACGGCCGCCAGCACCAAGAACAAACTCCCGGCACTCATCACTTCCATGGAGACCATCGGAGCTAAAGCGCTGGAGGAGTTTGCTGACAGCATTAAG AATGATCCGGATAAAGAATACAACATGCCAAAAGATGGAACCGTACATGAGCTGACAAGCAAT GCCATTCTCTTCTTACAGCAGCTGTTGGATTTTCAGGAGACGGCCGGAGCGATGTTAGCCTCACAGG TTCTCGGGGACACTTACAATATTCCTTTAGACCCCCGAG AGAGCAGTTCATCCGCCAGCAGCTACAGTTCAGAATTCAGCCGAAGACTTCTGAGCACATATATCt ATAAAGTCCTGGGTAACCTTCAGCTGAATTTGTCGAACAAAGCGAAAGTGTATGAAGATCCAGCGCTGCGAGCCATCTTCCTTCATAACAACTACAATTACATCCTGAAGTCTCTGGAGAA GTCTGAGCTGATTCAGTTGGTTGCTGTGACTCACAAGCGTGTGGAGAGTTCGTACCGTGAGCTCATCGAGCAGGAGATTCAGAATTACCAGCGCAG CTGGTGTAAGGTCACAGAGCATCTGACAGAGAAAAATGTACCTGCGCTCATGCCTGGGACCAAG CTTAAAGACAAGGAACGCCAAATCATCAAGGACAAATTCAAG ggCTTTAATGACGGTCTGGAGGAACTGTGTAAGATTCAGAAGGTCTGGGCCGTTCCTGATAAAGAACAACGGGATGCTATCAGACACGCTCAGAAGAGAGTCGTATCAGACGCTTATAAAGCCTTTCTGCAGCG ATGCGCAAACATATCCTTCACCAAAAATCCAGAGAAATATCACAGATACACTCCAGAGCAGGTGGGGGACATGATTGACAAGCTCTTTGACACCTCTGCctaa
- the exoc7 gene encoding exocyst complex component 7 isoform X1 produces MITTEDASARKREIEEKLKQEQETLSFIRESLEKSDQLTNGMVSILSSFESRLMQLENSIIPVHKQTENLQRLQENVDKTLSCLDHVISYYHVAKDTDKIIREGPAGRLDEYLSCIAKIQKAVEYFQDNNPDSPELNTVKARFEKGKELLEAEFRSLLTRYSKPVPPILILDAIGGDEDMEVQEDVTLDHLPEAVLQDIICISAWLLEYGRNQDFMNVYFQVRSSQLDRSIKGLKEHFRKNSATSAIHSPAVQAKRKETPTKKAPKRPVYIPGTIRKAQNLLKQYSQHGLDGKKGSNLTPLEGKDDVLDVEIDSYIHCISAFVKLAQSEYALLTEIIPEHHQKKTFDSLIQEALDNLMLEGDNIVSAARRAIMRHDYSAVLTIFPILRHLKQTKPDFDATLQGTAASTKNKLPALITSMETIGAKALEEFADSIKNDPDKEYNMPKDGTVHELTSNAILFLQQLLDFQETAGAMLASQVLGDTYNIPLDPRESSSSASSYSSEFSRRLLSTYIYKVLGNLQLNLSNKAKVYEDPALRAIFLHNNYNYILKSLEKSELIQLVAVTHKRVESSYRELIEQEIQNYQRSWCKVTEHLTEKNVPALMPGTKLKDKERQIIKDKFKGFNDGLEELCKIQKVWAVPDKEQRDAIRHAQKRVVSDAYKAFLQRCANISFTKNPEKYHRYTPEQVGDMIDKLFDTSA; encoded by the exons ATGATCACGACAGAAGACGCGTCCGCGAGGAAGCGCGAGATCGAGGAGAAACTCAAACAG GAACAGGAAACACTGTCTTTCATTCGTGAAAGTCTAGAGAAAAGTGACCAGCTCACTAATGGAATG GTGTCCATTCTGTCCTCGTTTGAGAGCCGTTTAATGCAGCTGGAGAACTCCATCATTCCAGTCCACAAACAAACGGAGAACCTGCAGAGACTTCAGGAGAACGTGGATAAAACTCTCTCCTGTCTGGATCACGTCATCAGCTATTACCACGTCGCCAAAGATACCGACAAGATCATCCGCGAGGG GCCGGCGGGTCGTCTGGACGAGTATCTGTCCTGCATCGCCAAGATCCAGAAAGCCGTGGAGTATTTTCAGGACAACAACCCCGACAGCCCAGAACTCAACACAGTG AAAGCTCGCTTTGAGAAAGGGAAGGAGCTGCTGGAGGCTGAGTTTCGCAGCCTGCTGACACGTTACAGTAAACCCGTGCCGCCCATTCTGATCCTGGATGCGATCGGAGGAGATGAGGACATGGAGGTGCAGGAAGACGTGACGCTGGACCACCTGCCCGAGGCCGTTCTGCAAGACATCATCTGCATCTCAGCCTGGCTGCTGGAGTATGGACGGAACCAAG ATTTCATGAACGTGTACTTTCAGGTCCGGTCCAGTCAGCTGGATCGCTCCATCAAGGGTTTGAAGGAGCACTTCCGTAAGAACAGCGCCACCTCTGCCATCCATTCCCCCGCCGTACAGGCCAAACGCAAGGAGACGCCCACTAAAAAAGCCCCCAAACGACCAG TCTACATCCCAG GCACGATCCGTAAGGCTCAGAATCTGCTCAAACAATACTCTCAGCATGGCCTGGATGGAAAAAAGGGTTCTAACCTCACTCCTCTGGAAG GGAAAGATGACGTGTTGGACGTTGAGATTGATTCCTACATTCACTGCATCAGCGCTTTTGTGAAGCTGGCTCAGAGCGAGTACGCCTTACTGACCGAGATCATTCCAGAACATCACCAGAAGAAGACCTTCGACTCGCTCATACAG GAGGCGTTGGATAATTTAATGTTGGAGGGCGATAACATCGTGTCAGCTGCACGCAGAGCCATCATGAGACACGATTATTCTGCCGTTCTCACTATCTTCCCCATCCTGAGACATCTCAAACAGACCAAGCCAGACTTTGATGCCACGCTACAG GGAACGGCCGCCAGCACCAAGAACAAACTCCCGGCACTCATCACTTCCATGGAGACCATCGGAGCTAAAGCGCTGGAGGAGTTTGCTGACAGCATTAAG AATGATCCGGATAAAGAATACAACATGCCAAAAGATGGAACCGTACATGAGCTGACAAGCAAT GCCATTCTCTTCTTACAGCAGCTGTTGGATTTTCAGGAGACGGCCGGAGCGATGTTAGCCTCACAGG TTCTCGGGGACACTTACAATATTCCTTTAGACCCCCGAG AGAGCAGTTCATCCGCCAGCAGCTACAGTTCAGAATTCAGCCGAAGACTTCTGAGCACATATATCt ATAAAGTCCTGGGTAACCTTCAGCTGAATTTGTCGAACAAAGCGAAAGTGTATGAAGATCCAGCGCTGCGAGCCATCTTCCTTCATAACAACTACAATTACATCCTGAAGTCTCTGGAGAA GTCTGAGCTGATTCAGTTGGTTGCTGTGACTCACAAGCGTGTGGAGAGTTCGTACCGTGAGCTCATCGAGCAGGAGATTCAGAATTACCAGCGCAG CTGGTGTAAGGTCACAGAGCATCTGACAGAGAAAAATGTACCTGCGCTCATGCCTGGGACCAAG CTTAAAGACAAGGAACGCCAAATCATCAAGGACAAATTCAAG ggCTTTAATGACGGTCTGGAGGAACTGTGTAAGATTCAGAAGGTCTGGGCCGTTCCTGATAAAGAACAACGGGATGCTATCAGACACGCTCAGAAGAGAGTCGTATCAGACGCTTATAAAGCCTTTCTGCAGCG ATGCGCAAACATATCCTTCACCAAAAATCCAGAGAAATATCACAGATACACTCCAGAGCAGGTGGGGGACATGATTGACAAGCTCTTTGACACCTCTGCctaa
- the exoc7 gene encoding exocyst complex component 7 isoform X4 codes for MITTEDASARKREIEEKLKQEQETLSFIRESLEKSDQLTNGMVSILSSFESRLMQLENSIIPVHKQTENLQRLQENVDKTLSCLDHVISYYHVAKDTDKIIREGPAGRLDEYLSCIAKIQKAVEYFQDNNPDSPELNTVKARFEKGKELLEAEFRSLLTRYSKPVPPILILDAIGGDEDMEVQEDVTLDHLPEAVLQDIICISAWLLEYGRNQDFMNVYFQVRSSQLDRSIKGLKEHFRKNSATSAIHSPAVQAKRKETPTKKAPKRPVYIPGTIRKAQNLLKQYSQHGLDGKKGSNLTPLEGKDDVLDVEIDSYIHCISAFVKLAQSEYALLTEIIPEHHQKKTFDSLIQEALDNLMLEGDNIVSAARRAIMRHDYSAVLTIFPILRHLKQTKPDFDATLQGTAASTKNKLPALITSMETIGAKALEEFADSIKNDPDKEYNMPKDGTVHELTSNAILFLQQLLDFQETAGAMLASQESSSSASSYSSEFSRRLLSTYIYKVLGNLQLNLSNKAKVYEDPALRAIFLHNNYNYILKSLEKSELIQLVAVTHKRVESSYRELIEQEIQNYQRSWCKVTEHLTEKNVPALMPGTKLKDKERQIIKDKFKGFNDGLEELCKIQKVWAVPDKEQRDAIRHAQKRVVSDAYKAFLQRCANISFTKNPEKYHRYTPEQVGDMIDKLFDTSA; via the exons ATGATCACGACAGAAGACGCGTCCGCGAGGAAGCGCGAGATCGAGGAGAAACTCAAACAG GAACAGGAAACACTGTCTTTCATTCGTGAAAGTCTAGAGAAAAGTGACCAGCTCACTAATGGAATG GTGTCCATTCTGTCCTCGTTTGAGAGCCGTTTAATGCAGCTGGAGAACTCCATCATTCCAGTCCACAAACAAACGGAGAACCTGCAGAGACTTCAGGAGAACGTGGATAAAACTCTCTCCTGTCTGGATCACGTCATCAGCTATTACCACGTCGCCAAAGATACCGACAAGATCATCCGCGAGGG GCCGGCGGGTCGTCTGGACGAGTATCTGTCCTGCATCGCCAAGATCCAGAAAGCCGTGGAGTATTTTCAGGACAACAACCCCGACAGCCCAGAACTCAACACAGTG AAAGCTCGCTTTGAGAAAGGGAAGGAGCTGCTGGAGGCTGAGTTTCGCAGCCTGCTGACACGTTACAGTAAACCCGTGCCGCCCATTCTGATCCTGGATGCGATCGGAGGAGATGAGGACATGGAGGTGCAGGAAGACGTGACGCTGGACCACCTGCCCGAGGCCGTTCTGCAAGACATCATCTGCATCTCAGCCTGGCTGCTGGAGTATGGACGGAACCAAG ATTTCATGAACGTGTACTTTCAGGTCCGGTCCAGTCAGCTGGATCGCTCCATCAAGGGTTTGAAGGAGCACTTCCGTAAGAACAGCGCCACCTCTGCCATCCATTCCCCCGCCGTACAGGCCAAACGCAAGGAGACGCCCACTAAAAAAGCCCCCAAACGACCAG TCTACATCCCAG GCACGATCCGTAAGGCTCAGAATCTGCTCAAACAATACTCTCAGCATGGCCTGGATGGAAAAAAGGGTTCTAACCTCACTCCTCTGGAAG GGAAAGATGACGTGTTGGACGTTGAGATTGATTCCTACATTCACTGCATCAGCGCTTTTGTGAAGCTGGCTCAGAGCGAGTACGCCTTACTGACCGAGATCATTCCAGAACATCACCAGAAGAAGACCTTCGACTCGCTCATACAG GAGGCGTTGGATAATTTAATGTTGGAGGGCGATAACATCGTGTCAGCTGCACGCAGAGCCATCATGAGACACGATTATTCTGCCGTTCTCACTATCTTCCCCATCCTGAGACATCTCAAACAGACCAAGCCAGACTTTGATGCCACGCTACAG GGAACGGCCGCCAGCACCAAGAACAAACTCCCGGCACTCATCACTTCCATGGAGACCATCGGAGCTAAAGCGCTGGAGGAGTTTGCTGACAGCATTAAG AATGATCCGGATAAAGAATACAACATGCCAAAAGATGGAACCGTACATGAGCTGACAAGCAAT GCCATTCTCTTCTTACAGCAGCTGTTGGATTTTCAGGAGACGGCCGGAGCGATGTTAGCCTCACAGG AGAGCAGTTCATCCGCCAGCAGCTACAGTTCAGAATTCAGCCGAAGACTTCTGAGCACATATATCt ATAAAGTCCTGGGTAACCTTCAGCTGAATTTGTCGAACAAAGCGAAAGTGTATGAAGATCCAGCGCTGCGAGCCATCTTCCTTCATAACAACTACAATTACATCCTGAAGTCTCTGGAGAA GTCTGAGCTGATTCAGTTGGTTGCTGTGACTCACAAGCGTGTGGAGAGTTCGTACCGTGAGCTCATCGAGCAGGAGATTCAGAATTACCAGCGCAG CTGGTGTAAGGTCACAGAGCATCTGACAGAGAAAAATGTACCTGCGCTCATGCCTGGGACCAAG CTTAAAGACAAGGAACGCCAAATCATCAAGGACAAATTCAAG ggCTTTAATGACGGTCTGGAGGAACTGTGTAAGATTCAGAAGGTCTGGGCCGTTCCTGATAAAGAACAACGGGATGCTATCAGACACGCTCAGAAGAGAGTCGTATCAGACGCTTATAAAGCCTTTCTGCAGCG ATGCGCAAACATATCCTTCACCAAAAATCCAGAGAAATATCACAGATACACTCCAGAGCAGGTGGGGGACATGATTGACAAGCTCTTTGACACCTCTGCctaa
- the exoc7 gene encoding exocyst complex component 7 isoform X6, with protein sequence MITTEDASARKREIEEKLKQEQETLSFIRESLEKSDQLTNGMVSILSSFESRLMQLENSIIPVHKQTENLQRLQENVDKTLSCLDHVISYYHVAKDTDKIIREGPAGRLDEYLSCIAKIQKAVEYFQDNNPDSPELNTVKARFEKGKELLEAEFRSLLTRYSKPVPPILILDAIGGDEDMEVQEDVTLDHLPEAVLQDIICISAWLLEYGRNQDFMNVYFQVRSSQLDRSIKGLKEHFRKNSATSAIHSPAVQAKRKETPTKKAPKRPVYIPGFDHDLRGVKHLSDDKHAAAAGKDDVLDVEIDSYIHCISAFVKLAQSEYALLTEIIPEHHQKKTFDSLIQEALDNLMLEGDNIVSAARRAIMRHDYSAVLTIFPILRHLKQTKPDFDATLQGTAASTKNKLPALITSMETIGAKALEEFADSIKNDPDKEYNMPKDGTVHELTSNAILFLQQLLDFQETAGAMLASQESSSSASSYSSEFSRRLLSTYIYKVLGNLQLNLSNKAKVYEDPALRAIFLHNNYNYILKSLEKSELIQLVAVTHKRVESSYRELIEQEIQNYQRSWCKVTEHLTEKNVPALMPGTKLKDKERQIIKDKFKGFNDGLEELCKIQKVWAVPDKEQRDAIRHAQKRVVSDAYKAFLQRCANISFTKNPEKYHRYTPEQVGDMIDKLFDTSA encoded by the exons ATGATCACGACAGAAGACGCGTCCGCGAGGAAGCGCGAGATCGAGGAGAAACTCAAACAG GAACAGGAAACACTGTCTTTCATTCGTGAAAGTCTAGAGAAAAGTGACCAGCTCACTAATGGAATG GTGTCCATTCTGTCCTCGTTTGAGAGCCGTTTAATGCAGCTGGAGAACTCCATCATTCCAGTCCACAAACAAACGGAGAACCTGCAGAGACTTCAGGAGAACGTGGATAAAACTCTCTCCTGTCTGGATCACGTCATCAGCTATTACCACGTCGCCAAAGATACCGACAAGATCATCCGCGAGGG GCCGGCGGGTCGTCTGGACGAGTATCTGTCCTGCATCGCCAAGATCCAGAAAGCCGTGGAGTATTTTCAGGACAACAACCCCGACAGCCCAGAACTCAACACAGTG AAAGCTCGCTTTGAGAAAGGGAAGGAGCTGCTGGAGGCTGAGTTTCGCAGCCTGCTGACACGTTACAGTAAACCCGTGCCGCCCATTCTGATCCTGGATGCGATCGGAGGAGATGAGGACATGGAGGTGCAGGAAGACGTGACGCTGGACCACCTGCCCGAGGCCGTTCTGCAAGACATCATCTGCATCTCAGCCTGGCTGCTGGAGTATGGACGGAACCAAG ATTTCATGAACGTGTACTTTCAGGTCCGGTCCAGTCAGCTGGATCGCTCCATCAAGGGTTTGAAGGAGCACTTCCGTAAGAACAGCGCCACCTCTGCCATCCATTCCCCCGCCGTACAGGCCAAACGCAAGGAGACGCCCACTAAAAAAGCCCCCAAACGACCAG TCTACATCCCAG GTTTCGATCATGACCTGCGTGGGGTTAAGCACCTGTCTGATGACAAGCATGCGGCGGCTGCAG GGAAAGATGACGTGTTGGACGTTGAGATTGATTCCTACATTCACTGCATCAGCGCTTTTGTGAAGCTGGCTCAGAGCGAGTACGCCTTACTGACCGAGATCATTCCAGAACATCACCAGAAGAAGACCTTCGACTCGCTCATACAG GAGGCGTTGGATAATTTAATGTTGGAGGGCGATAACATCGTGTCAGCTGCACGCAGAGCCATCATGAGACACGATTATTCTGCCGTTCTCACTATCTTCCCCATCCTGAGACATCTCAAACAGACCAAGCCAGACTTTGATGCCACGCTACAG GGAACGGCCGCCAGCACCAAGAACAAACTCCCGGCACTCATCACTTCCATGGAGACCATCGGAGCTAAAGCGCTGGAGGAGTTTGCTGACAGCATTAAG AATGATCCGGATAAAGAATACAACATGCCAAAAGATGGAACCGTACATGAGCTGACAAGCAAT GCCATTCTCTTCTTACAGCAGCTGTTGGATTTTCAGGAGACGGCCGGAGCGATGTTAGCCTCACAGG AGAGCAGTTCATCCGCCAGCAGCTACAGTTCAGAATTCAGCCGAAGACTTCTGAGCACATATATCt ATAAAGTCCTGGGTAACCTTCAGCTGAATTTGTCGAACAAAGCGAAAGTGTATGAAGATCCAGCGCTGCGAGCCATCTTCCTTCATAACAACTACAATTACATCCTGAAGTCTCTGGAGAA GTCTGAGCTGATTCAGTTGGTTGCTGTGACTCACAAGCGTGTGGAGAGTTCGTACCGTGAGCTCATCGAGCAGGAGATTCAGAATTACCAGCGCAG CTGGTGTAAGGTCACAGAGCATCTGACAGAGAAAAATGTACCTGCGCTCATGCCTGGGACCAAG CTTAAAGACAAGGAACGCCAAATCATCAAGGACAAATTCAAG ggCTTTAATGACGGTCTGGAGGAACTGTGTAAGATTCAGAAGGTCTGGGCCGTTCCTGATAAAGAACAACGGGATGCTATCAGACACGCTCAGAAGAGAGTCGTATCAGACGCTTATAAAGCCTTTCTGCAGCG ATGCGCAAACATATCCTTCACCAAAAATCCAGAGAAATATCACAGATACACTCCAGAGCAGGTGGGGGACATGATTGACAAGCTCTTTGACACCTCTGCctaa